The nucleotide sequence ATGAAACATGGCAAAATGAATCATGAGCAACAAGATACTCTCTCTCAACTTGGCATATTTCCCACCCTTCTCTTGAGAGATTAATTAATCACTCAATCATGGAGGCTGGTAGCATATGCAAGGGCAGTTCTAATTCCTCAAAGCATTCTGCACTTGTCCTCATCATCTTCTTATTGAGCATAAGGGCATACTGCAACGATAGTCTGCAGGCAACGGAGGAGAGTAACTGCTTGGAGAATGAAAGGAGTGCTCTGCTCGCTATCAAGTCCGACATGTATGACCCAGTCGACTGGTTCTCGTCTTGGATCGGTCGTGACTGCTGCAAGTGGAGAGGAGTGGGCTGCGACAGCATTACCGGCCACGTTACAGAGCTTGACCTTCACAGCCCTTACCCCTACTACGTCTATGAAGAAGATCCAATTTTGTATCAGATGGACATTTTCAGTCCTGGGAGAATCGGTACAAGTAAGTTGAACCCTTCTTTGCAAGAGCTAAAGCATTTGAAGTATTTGGACTTGAGCATGAACAACTTCTCCTATGCCCACATCCCCAATATGATTGCTTCTCTCGTCCACTTGGAGTATCTCAACCTATCAAGAACTCTGTTTTGTGGTTTAATTCCTCCTCAATTCGGTAACCTCTCCAGCCTGCGTTACCTCGATCTTAATGGATGCGTCGACTCATTATATTACACTTTCAAATCACGTATTCGCTCTGGTGGACTCCAATGGCTCTCTCATATACCTTCATTGGAGTATCTTGATATGAGCTGCGTCGACCTTTAGAGAGCAACCAATTGGCTTCAGGAAATTAATTCACTCGGCACTTTTCAAGTGTTAAATTTGGGGAATGCAGAACTCCCGCCTGTTACATCCCCACTGCCCTCCTTTAATCTGACATCCATCTCCCAGCTTAGTCTCTTTCACTATCAGAACTTCACTAATGCCATGCTCAATTGGCTGTCTAATGCTAGCCACCTCCGATATCTTGATCTCCGCAAGTGCTATTCTGGACTTCATGTGGAGCAACTGCAAGTTTCTTTTAGTGCTCTTcctaatttaaagaaattagaaATAGCAAGCAATCTCATCAAGGGAGAAATTTCTGGAATTCTAAGTAATATCAGCACCAGACTGCAGTATTTGGATTTGAGCGGCAATGAAGTTAGCGGAGAAATTGCAGATATCTTGTGGAATCTTAGGCACTTGGAGTACCTCAATTTAGATTCTACCTATGTGAGGGGGTACTTACCACATGTCATGGAGAATCTCACAAGGATAAGACACTTGAGTGTATCAAATACTCATATAGCAGGACATATTCCAGAAACAGTGGGGAAACTTGTCAATTTGAGGTTTCTTGATTTGTCACACAACAATGTCACTGGAGTGATACCATGGAGCATGGGAAACCTTACAAACTTGGTAGTCTTATATTTGGGGAAGAGCAACCTGACAGGATCAATCCCAGAAACTTTTGGTAATCTCACTAATTTGGAGTTGTTATTTCTATATGACAGTAATGTTTCTGGACAGGTACCAGAATCCATTGGCAAACTTCAAAAATTACGTGCtttaaatcttgaaaataatTTACTTATTGGTCAGATACCTGAGTCGATTGGTGGGCTCTataacttagaaattttgaacATACCCGAAAACAACCTAATAGGGCAGATACCTGAGTCGATAGGTGGACTCGCTAACTTAGAAATTTTGGATATATCCGAAAACAACCTACTAGGGCAGATACCCAGGACTTTTGGTAATCTCTGCAACTTGATCGATCTTGACTTATCACACAACAGTATTGGAAGTGAACTAACGGATTTGATTGATGACTTGTCCAATTGTACACAAGGCTCTCTCCTAAGAGTCTTATATCTTGATGGCAACAATTTGAGTGGTTTGATCCCTCCAAGTGTAGGCCAATTACATCAACTAGAGGAACTCTCGCTACCTCACAACTCATTTCAGCGTCTAACTGGAAGTCATCTCCAGGGTaaccttcctcctttcttttgcAGTATGAAACTCCAAGTCCTCGACTTATCTTCCAATGAATTGTCTGGTGAAGTACCAAAATGCCCTGATCAATTTCCTACCTCTCTAGTCTCTCTCCACTTGAATGATAATTCTCTCTCTGGAACTTTTCCAACCTTCTTAAAGAATTCTAAAGAGTTGGTAATTCTTGATCTcggtgaaaataaattttctggAGAAATACCAATGTGGATAGCACAGAGCCTTGCATCATTGAAGATTCTTCGCTTGCACTCAAACTTACTTCATGGTACTATCCCCACAGCCATAGCAAGTATCAAGTCCCTCCAACTTTTGGATCTTTCTTCAAACCGTCTTCATGGTAATATACCTTCGTCTCTTGGCAATCTCAGTGCAATGGCTGTAATTTTTTCATCAGATTCTTTATACCATGACTCACATTATGATGAGACATTAATAATAACAGCGAAAGGTTCTTCCTACGAATACACTGATGAGCTCCGATTGGTGCGAAGCATGGACCTGTCAAATAACAATCTTTCTGGTGAAATTCCAAATGAGCTGACAGATCTTCTTGGATTGCATTTTCTTAACTTATCCATGAATCATTTCACTGGGAGGATTCCGGAAAAGATAGGCGGCATGTCTCAGTTAGAATCTTTGGACTTATCCATGAACAATCTCACAGGAG is from Zingiber officinale cultivar Zhangliang chromosome 7B, Zo_v1.1, whole genome shotgun sequence and encodes:
- the LOC122004582 gene encoding receptor-like protein EIX1, translating into MEAGSICKGSSNSSKHSALVLIIFLLSIRAYCNDSLQATEESNCLENERSALLAIKSDMYDPVDWFSSWIGRDCCKWRGVGCDSITGHVTELDLHSPYPYYVYEEDPILYQMDIFSPGRIGTSKLNPSLQELKHLKYLDLSMNNFSYAHIPNMIASLVHLEYLNLSRTLFCGLIPPQFGNLSSLRYLDLNGCVDSLYYTFKSRIRSGGLQWLSHIPSLEYLDMSCVDL
- the LOC122004583 gene encoding probable leucine-rich repeat receptor-like protein kinase At1g35710, which translates into the protein MLNWLSNASHLRYLDLRKCYSGLHVEQLQVSFSALPNLKKLEIASNLIKGEISGILSNISTRLQYLDLSGNEVSGEIADILWNLRHLEYLNLDSTYVRGYLPHVMENLTRIRHLSVSNTHIAGHIPETVGKLVNLRFLDLSHNNVTGVIPWSMGNLTNLVVLYLGKSNLTGSIPETFGNLTNLELLFLYDSNVSGQVPESIGKLQKLRALNLENNLLIGQIPESIGGLYNLEILNIPENNLIGQIPESIGGLANLEILDISENNLLGQIPRTFGNLCNLIDLDLSHNSIGSELTDLIDDLSNCTQGSLLRVLYLDGNNLSGLIPPSVGQLHQLEELSLPHNSFQRLTGSHLQGNLPPFFCSMKLQVLDLSSNELSGEVPKCPDQFPTSLVSLHLNDNSLSGTFPTFLKNSKELVILDLGENKFSGEIPMWIAQSLASLKILRLHSNLLHGTIPTAIASIKSLQLLDLSSNRLHGNIPSSLGNLSAMAVIFSSDSLYHDSHYDETLIITAKGSSYEYTDELRLVRSMDLSNNNLSGEIPNELTDLLGLHFLNLSMNHFTGRIPEKIGGMSQLESLDLSMNNLTGEVPASLSALSFLGYLNLSYNNLSGRIPESTQLSTFNASIYAGNEGLCGSPLPQCSSHATFQVPSEQTQADKIGRVIQYSSITIGFIVGFWGFIGIMILKKEVRVSLFQWLDKTCDHIYVQLALKLKKVKPLHEEEN